A stretch of DNA from Kangiella sediminilitoris:
GAGCTTTGGTGCGCATTTCTTCAATGTTCTTACAACCAGTAAGACCCATACTTGAACGCAAACCACCCATCATCTGGTGCACAATATTCATCATGTAACCTTTGTAAGGGACACGGCCTTCAATACCTTCCGGTACCAGTTTATCTGCTGCGTTTGAACTCTGGAAATAGCGATCAGCGGAGCTGTTCTTCTGAGACATAGCACCAAGAGAACCCATCCCACGGTACGACTTATAAGAACGCCCCTGGTACAACTCAACTTCACCAGGAGCTTCTTCAGTACCCGCTAACATTGAGCCTACCATCACGCTGTATGCGCCAGCAGCTAATGCTTTACACATGTCACCTGAGAAACGAATACCACCATCAGCGATGAATGGGATTCCAGTTCCTTCCAACTCTTTAGCAACACTTGAAATTGCAGAAATCTGAGGGACTCCAACACCGGTTACGATACGTGTGGTACAGATTGAACCTGGACCAATACCTACCTTAACGCCATCAGCTCCAGCATCAACTAAAGCTCTTGCACCAGCACCAGTGGCAACGTTACCGCCAATGACCTGTTTCTCTGGATAGTTATCTTTGACCCACTTTACGCGGTCTAGAACGCCCTGAGAGTGACCATGAGAAGTATCTACTAGAATAATATCAACACCAGCTTCAACAATAGCTGATACACGGTCCGGAGTTTCCGCACCTGTTCCAACAGCAGCACCAACACGCAGGTGACCGTAACGGTCTTTGCAGGCGTTAGGCTTAGTTTCTGCATTATTAATATCTTTAACCGTGATCAGACCTTTTAATTCAAAGTTGTCATTAACTACTAAAAGTTTCTCAATACGGTTAGTATGCAACTTATCCAGGATTTCTTCCTGACTTGCACCCTCTTCAACCGTCACTAAACGTTCTTTTGGTGTCATCACACTTGATACTGGCTGACCGTCGCGTGTTTCAAAGCGAATATCACGGTTAGTGACAATACCAACCAGGTGATCACCTTCAACCACTGGCATTCCAGAAATGCCATGTTGCTGAGTCATCTGTTTTAACTGACCTACGGTAGTATCAGGAGTCACCGTAATCGGATCGCTAACAATACCGCTTTCGAATTTCTTCACGCGGCGAACATGGTTAGCTTGTTGCTCTATCGACATGTTTTTATGGATAAAGCCCATTCCACCTTCTTGCGCCAACGCAATAGCAAGACTGGATTCAGTCACAGTATCCATTGCAGCGGAAACTAGTGGAATATTTAGAGCGAAATCTCGGGTAATTTTAGTACGCAGGTCTGCATCGGCAGGAAGGACAGTAGAATGTCCCGGTACTAATAAAACATCGTCAAAGGTTAGAGCTTCCTCTATAATGCGCATATGGTGTACCACGTATTATTTAGCGTCAGCACGACAGGCGCTGACTAGATGAAGCGCGTTATTATAACGTGCCTACACCGCCAAGGTAAATAACTAATTTCACGTGAATTAAAGATGATACAACCAATTTTACAGCCGCAAGAGCCAACCGAACAACGAAAAGTCTATTCAGTCGCCGAAATTGCCCTAAGAGTCCGCCGACAGCTCGAGCAGGAAATTGGTCAGATATGGATCACAGGTGAGATTTCTAACTTGGCCACTCCGCGATCAGGGCACTGGTACTTTACCCTAAAAGACTCCGACGCCCAGTTGCGTTGCGCCATGTTTAAAAACAGAAACCGCAGCGTGCGCTTTAACCCCGAAGACGGGCAGCAAGTGTTACTCAGAGCAAAGCTGAGCCTTTATGAGCCACGAGGCGATCTACAGTTAATTGCCGAATATATGGAGCCGGCAGGTGAAGGTGCGCTACAAATAGCCTTTAACCGTCTTAAAGAAAAACTTAATAATGAAGGGCTGTTTGATCCGGAACTGAAACGCCCTATCCCGGCTTATCCAAATAAAATCGGTATTATTACTTCTGCTACAGGTGCTGCCATTCGAGATGTCCTTACCGTCCTCAAGCGCCGTATGCCACAGGTACCCATAATTATCTACCCTACGCAGGTGCAAGGTGAGAAGGCAGCAAAAACCATCATTCAACAATTGAAAGTTGCGAATGAACGGCAGGAGTGCGATGTTTTACTGGTAACAAGAGGCGGTGGCTCGCTGGAAGATATGTGGTGTTTCAACGATGAACAGCTTGCTCGTGAAATACGTAATAGTCGTATTCCGGTAGTATCTGCGGTTGGTCACGAGGTTGACACCTCGATCAGCGATCTGGTTGCTGACCTGAGGGCTCCTACACCTTCTGCCGCAGCTGAAATGATGGTACCTAACCGCATAGACATCCTGCACAAGTTCCAGACATTGGAGCGGCGCCTTATAAATGAATTTCAGCATAGACTTGAAGTTACCCATGCCAGACTGGACAAGCTAACGACTCGAATTGTCCATCCAAAGCAAAGGTTGGCACAAAGCCAGATAGACCTGCAAAGGCTTATCAAGCAGCTAAATACCTCTCAGGAACGCCTTTTAGAACAGAAAGCTTCTTCTCTGAGTACGCTCTCAGCTCGGCTAAAGAGTTACAACCCTCATAAACATCTGGAGCAGTCCACGGAACGTTTAGTTATAAAAGAGAAACAGCTACGTCAGGCAATAAAACATCAGCTGAAATATTCCCAGCAAACATTCGCACTGGCAGCACAGAAACTTAACGATATTAGCCCGCTAGCGACTTTAAAAAGAGGCTATAGCATTACTCAAGATGAAGCCGGAAAACCTTTAAAGTCTGCTACAGAAGCGAAAAAGGCAAAGATATTAGTTACGAGATTAAATGAAGGGGAAGTAAGAAGCAAAGTGATCGATAGCTAGCCGATCACTTCTTACCAAACTTCTTAATAGCACGTTTTTTCTTTAATCGCTGACGGCGTGTTAGTTCACGACTTTTGTTAGTCTTATCCGCAAAAGGGTTATCCCCTTCTTTTGTTTCGAGTCGGATAGGCGTTCCAATTAAGTTTAATTTCTTTCTGAAAAAATTAATCAGATAACGCTTATAGCTTTCCTGTAGTTTACTGACCTGTTTGCCATGGATAACGATAATCGGGGGGTTGTGACCACCCGGATGCGCGTAACGAAGTTTGATACGACGCCCTTTAACCGCGTGCGGCTGGTGACGATCGTAGGCCTGCTCTAATAGACGGGTGAGTTTGGATGAGGTCATTTCGACTAAAGCACTTTTCCACGCTTCATCGACTGAATCCCAAAGATGTCCAACATTAGAGCCATGCAGAGCTGAAATAAAGTGGACTCGAGCAAAATCCACAAAACCGAGACGGCGATCTATTTCCATCTTCACGTCATCACGATCTTCCTCGGTCATACCATCCCATTTATTGATCGCAATAACCATCGAGCGTCCCGCTTCAATGATATGACTAATCAGGCTTAAGTCCTGATCGGTAATTGGTTCACGGGCATCCATCACCATGATAACCACATTGGCGTCGCTGATTGCCTGCAAGGTTTTTAAAACCGAGAACTTCTCGACAGCCTCTTTGACTTTTCCTCGGCGTCGGACACCCGCCGTATCAATCAACGTGTAGGGCTTTCCACGACGCTCCATTTCAATGTAAATGCTGTCACGCGTGGTTCCCGGCATATCAAACACAACAACCCTCTCCTCACCAAGGAAACGATTTATTAGTGTTGACTTGCCCACATTAGGACGCCCAACAACAGCTAGCTTTAGGCCTTGCGCCTGTAATTCCTCAATCGTTTGCTCGTCCTGCTCAACCTGTTCTAAATCGAGGCTTTCCAAAACTGTATCAACCAGAGTCGAGACACCACGACCGTGCTCAGCGGCAAGGGGCAAAATCGTCTGATAACCAAAGCTGTAATATTCTGCCAATGCGGCATCGGCGTGAACACCATCAACTTTGTTGACTACCAATATAACTGGTTTCTGCTGACGTCTTAATTGCTCTGCCACATATTCATCAGCCGCGGTCATACCGCTCCGAGCATCAACCAGGAATAAAACTATGTCAGCTTCTTCCACAGCCTGTAAAGACTGCTTGGCCATCAAGTCGTCGATACCTTCTTCATCACCCGCAATACCGCCGGTATCAATAATGATAAATGGCTGACCCTTCAATTTGGCCTGACCATACTGTCTATCCCGAGTCAGACCTGGCAGATTAGCTACAAGGGCATCGCGCGACTTTGTCAGCCGATTAAACAGGGTAGATTTACCGACGTTGGGTCGACCAACGAGCGCAATGACAGGAAGCATATAACTTACTCTTTTGAATCTTCTTCAAGTTGGTTAATGACATACATAAAACCAAAACGACTGACCATAATTAGTTCATCATCAGTCACTACAGGTTGATGTGCAAAACCGTAGTCGTCAAGGTGATCACGTGCAACAAATTGACCAGTAGACTTATCCAGGAAATGGACATAGCCTTCAAAATCGCCAACAACGATATAGTCACCAAAGTCTGCCGCTGCCGTAGGACTACGGTATTTCAAACCTTCCTGTTTCCAGGAAACTTCACCGGTTAAACGGTTTAGAGCGACTACGGTACCATCGTTAGTCACGGAGTACATACGCAACGAATCTACTAGCAGATCCTTAACAGTAGACAGCTCTTCGCGCCATAAGAAACGACCATTGCTTAAATCCATCGCAATGGCATAACCATTATATCCTGCAGCGTATAAAGTTGTGCCAAAGACTACTGGAGTTGTATCTACGTCAACAATACGAGAGATTTCTGAACTGCCGCGCGGAGAGGATATGCGCTGCTCCCACAACATATCTCCGGATTCCT
This window harbors:
- the guaB gene encoding IMP dehydrogenase, with the translated sequence MRIIEEALTFDDVLLVPGHSTVLPADADLRTKITRDFALNIPLVSAAMDTVTESSLAIALAQEGGMGFIHKNMSIEQQANHVRRVKKFESGIVSDPITVTPDTTVGQLKQMTQQHGISGMPVVEGDHLVGIVTNRDIRFETRDGQPVSSVMTPKERLVTVEEGASQEEILDKLHTNRIEKLLVVNDNFELKGLITVKDINNAETKPNACKDRYGHLRVGAAVGTGAETPDRVSAIVEAGVDIILVDTSHGHSQGVLDRVKWVKDNYPEKQVIGGNVATGAGARALVDAGADGVKVGIGPGSICTTRIVTGVGVPQISAISSVAKELEGTGIPFIADGGIRFSGDMCKALAAGAYSVMVGSMLAGTEEAPGEVELYQGRSYKSYRGMGSLGAMSQKNSSADRYFQSSNAADKLVPEGIEGRVPYKGYMMNIVHQMMGGLRSSMGLTGCKNIEEMRTKAQFVRVTNAGMSESHVHDVSITKEAPNYRV
- the xseA gene encoding exodeoxyribonuclease VII large subunit; protein product: MIQPILQPQEPTEQRKVYSVAEIALRVRRQLEQEIGQIWITGEISNLATPRSGHWYFTLKDSDAQLRCAMFKNRNRSVRFNPEDGQQVLLRAKLSLYEPRGDLQLIAEYMEPAGEGALQIAFNRLKEKLNNEGLFDPELKRPIPAYPNKIGIITSATGAAIRDVLTVLKRRMPQVPIIIYPTQVQGEKAAKTIIQQLKVANERQECDVLLVTRGGGSLEDMWCFNDEQLAREIRNSRIPVVSAVGHEVDTSISDLVADLRAPTPSAAAEMMVPNRIDILHKFQTLERRLINEFQHRLEVTHARLDKLTTRIVHPKQRLAQSQIDLQRLIKQLNTSQERLLEQKASSLSTLSARLKSYNPHKHLEQSTERLVIKEKQLRQAIKHQLKYSQQTFALAAQKLNDISPLATLKRGYSITQDEAGKPLKSATEAKKAKILVTRLNEGEVRSKVIDS
- the der gene encoding ribosome biogenesis GTPase Der; translated protein: MLPVIALVGRPNVGKSTLFNRLTKSRDALVANLPGLTRDRQYGQAKLKGQPFIIIDTGGIAGDEEGIDDLMAKQSLQAVEEADIVLFLVDARSGMTAADEYVAEQLRRQQKPVILVVNKVDGVHADAALAEYYSFGYQTILPLAAEHGRGVSTLVDTVLESLDLEQVEQDEQTIEELQAQGLKLAVVGRPNVGKSTLINRFLGEERVVVFDMPGTTRDSIYIEMERRGKPYTLIDTAGVRRRGKVKEAVEKFSVLKTLQAISDANVVIMVMDAREPITDQDLSLISHIIEAGRSMVIAINKWDGMTEEDRDDVKMEIDRRLGFVDFARVHFISALHGSNVGHLWDSVDEAWKSALVEMTSSKLTRLLEQAYDRHQPHAVKGRRIKLRYAHPGGHNPPIIVIHGKQVSKLQESYKRYLINFFRKKLNLIGTPIRLETKEGDNPFADKTNKSRELTRRQRLKKKRAIKKFGKK